A stretch of Aspergillus nidulans FGSC A4 chromosome VI DNA encodes these proteins:
- a CDS encoding HECT-type E3 ubiquitin transferase (transcript_id=CADANIAT00010121): MPTARMPLTTQSNRAGSTDTESLTLHAEYLPNIRQVSLQISAAGALYAYPEISLSESRRAVTVSLTLPESQEAVMETIKLPAKVTEGSRRLLSNATQSAGQGKGTITGTEREFSYRMQVDDTEFVVRDAVEEHMDSFVPWSAGDMLPTTKLRCVKCEQVILDKPSNTAAPTLSDENSTSHAGWLWKDLPSGNWAEMMDFWHCHKPDPHEGQDADGAAKQTIEDENSKVKGYGASNQVLATPGTVLVDVATFLVAAIECKGLKKVSKGHPKSINVPLSEQELQCENCGTLIGVEDTIARGWRLFKASLAAEGRLEEGSLEAHPTELIVAAQLLELIERQSARRFIIHCGKEDGILIWVFNPDMRFSNSSSQHSITSQRAMKVFFQPTADVEAILHPEPGKTSSLSLEELRLPLETYASLITALETRNAMLPPSARFFQRSWRVGILQRFERLKRA, encoded by the exons ATGCCAACAGCCAGAATGCCACTAACAACTCAATCTAATCGAGCAGGCTCAACTGATACAGAATCCCTGACTCTCCACGCCGAGTACCTCCCCAACATCCGCCAAGTCAGCCTCCAGATATCTGCCGCCGGTGCTCTTTATGCCTATCCAGAGATATCCCTTTCCGAGTCTCGTCGCGCCGTGACGGTATCGCTTACCCTTCCGGAATCGCAAGAAGCTGTGATGGAGACGATTAAATTGCCCGCCAAAGTTACGGAGGGGTCAAGGCGTCTTTTGAGCAACGCGACGCAAAGTGCTGGCCAGGGCAAGGGTACTATTACAGGAACCGAGAGGGAATTCTCCTATCGAATGCAGGTCGATGATACGGAATTTGTGGTGCGTGATGCAGTGGAAGAGCATATGGATAGTTTTGTTCCCTGGTCCGCAGGGGATATGCTCCCGACTACCAAGTTACGGTGTGTAAAGTGTGAGCAGGTCATTCTTGACAAGCCAAGCAATACCGCTGCCCCGACTCTATCAGATGAGAATAGTACGTCGCATGCGGGATGGCTGTGGAAAGATCTGCCTAGCGGGAACTGGGCTGAGATGATGGATTTCTGGCATTGCCATAAACCGGACCCTCATGAGGGGCAGGATGCGGACGGCGCAGCTAAACAGACGATTGAAGATGAAAATTCCAAGGTTAAGGGATATGGTGCATCGAACCAGGTTCTGGCTACGCCGGGCACGGTACTTGTGGATGTGGCTACTTTCCTTGTCGCCGCTATAGAGTGTAAGGGTTTGAAAAAGGTGAGCAAGGGTCATCCCAAATC TATCAATGTCCCTTTGTCTGAACAAGAGCTGCAATGTGAAAACTGTGGCACACTTATAGGTGTGGAAGATACGATTGCCAGAGGGTGGAGGCTCTTCAAGGCAAGTCTTGCAGCTGAAGGCCgccttgaagaagggagcTTGGAGGCACATCCAACAGAGCTCATAGTTGCTGCGCAGCTGCTAGAGCTCATTGAACGCCAGAGCGCCCGCAGATTCATCATCCATTGCGGAAAGGAAGACGGGATTCTG ATCTGGGTCTTTAATCCTGATATGCGGTTCTCCAATTCCAGCTCCCAGCATAGCATCACTTCCCAACGGGCCATGAAAGTCTTCTTTCAACCCactgctgatgttgaggcGATACTGCATCCCGAGCCCGGGAAGACATCGTCCCTATCCCTAGAAGAACTCAGACTTCCTTTGGAGACGTATGCTTCTCTCATAACTGCACTTGAGACAAGAAATGCAATGCTTCCTCCTTCGGCAAGATTCTTCCAGAGAAGTTGGCGGGTAGGGATTTTGCAGCGGTTCGAGAGGTTGAAACGGGCCTGA
- a CDS encoding TauD/TfdA dioxygenase family protein (transcript_id=CADANIAT00010122) produces MAPSIATSEHVDLRAPIKTLLKTNAGHNKENVIGYGETYKHADELKGTVKQPPASFPHYLPVWDNETERYPPLQPFEHYDHGKDADPAFPDLFPKDASFHRDDLTPTIGSEVSGIQLSQLSKEGKDQLALFVAQRKVVAFRDQDFAHLPIDKALEFGGYFGRHHIHQASGAPRGYPEIHLVHRGADDTSGADFLAQHTNSITWHSDVTFEVQPPGTTFLYLLDGPTTGGDTLFADMAQAYKRLSPEFRKRLHGLKAVHSGVEQVNNSLNKGGIARRDPIMTEHPIVRTHPVTGEKALFVNAQFTRYIVGYKKEESDFLLKFLYDHIALSQDIQTRVRWRPGTVVVWDNRVACHSALFDWADGQRRHLARITPQAERPYETPFEG; encoded by the exons ATGGCGCCTTCTATTGCAACCTCTGAGCACGTTGACCTTCGGGCACCAATAAAGACCCTGCTCAAGACAAACGCAGGGCACAACAAGGAGAACGTGATCGGATATGGGGAAACCTACAAGCATGCGGATGAGCTAAAAGGCACCGTCAAACAGCCTCCTGCATCGTTTCCTCATTATCTTCCCGTCTGGGACAACGAGACTGAGAG ATACCCACCCCTGCAGCCCTTCGAGCATTATGACCACGGCAAAGACGCCGACCCGGCCTTTCCAGACCTCTTTCCCAAGGATGCGTCCTTCCACCGAGACGACCTCACGCCTACCATAGGCTCCGAAGTCAGCGGCATCCAATTAAGTCAACTAAGCAAGGAGGGCAAAGACCAGCTCGCCCTTTTCGTCGCCCAGAGGAAGGTGGTCGCCTTTCGCGACCAAGATTTCGCCCACCTTCCTATTGACAAGGCCCTCGAGTTCGGCGGATACTTCGGCCGCCACCACATTCATCAAGCTTCCGGAGCCCCCAGGGGCTACCCGGAGATTCATCTTGTGCACCGTGGAGCGGATGATACCAGCGGAGCGGACTTCCTTGCCCAACATACAAACTCTATCACCTGGCACTCCGATGTGACCTTTGAGGTGCAGCCCCCCGGAACTACCTTCCTCTACCTTCTCGACGGCCCTACGACTGGCGGAGACACTCTCTTCGCGGACATGGCACAGGCATACAAGCGTCTCTCGCCTGAATTTCGCAAGCGTCTGCACGGTCTAAAGGCCGTGCACTCCGGCGTTGAGCAAGTTAACAACAGTCTGAACAAGGGCGGCATTGCCCGCCGTGACCCTATTATGACGGAACACCCTATTGTGCGGACTCACCCGGTGACTGGGGAGAAGGCTCTCTTCGTGAACGCTCAAT TCACGCGTTACATCGTCGGctacaagaaggaagaatCCGATTTCCTCCTCAAGTTCCTCTACGACCATATCGCCCTATCGCAGGATATTCAAACCCGCGTGAGATGGCGCCCTGGCACAGTGGTCGTCTGGGAT AATCGTGTTGCCTGCCACAGTGCGCTTTTCGACTGGGCTGACGGCCAGAGACGCCACTTGGCAAGGATCACGCCTCAAGCAGAGCGGCCTTACGAGACGCCGTTCGAAGGTTAA
- a CDS encoding putative transporter (transcript_id=CADANIAT00010123), which translates to MAIDDATVSNQITGPVDDETKKGPDAVVKSEASSDSGNNNRRRFREYNEAAFDQSEDPRFYKPIPEYEGIHRWDPDFDWSEEEEKRLVRKVDWRICTFACITFFALQLDRGNVVQATSDTMLADLGMNTNDYNTGQTIFYCAFLFAELPSQLISKKLGPDRWIPIQMFSWSLIAACQAFLTNRGGYYACRALLGLFEGGFIPDTILFLSFWYKSRELPIRLSFFWVSYQGTAIIGAFLAFGFLHIRREDGTGGWRYLFAYEGLITGVIAIIAAFWMPPSPTQTKGILRGKDGWFSEREEKILVNRIIRDDPSKGTMHNRQAVTPKMLWKALWDYDMWPIYLLGLTWMIPNTPATSYISIQLKSLGYNTFQTNLMTIPAYALFIVNLLFWTWVSERFDVRFLLGIVSEVWCLVPLIALAVLPDNTSPWALWILNVILIGAPYVHAIIVAMTSRNAGSVSTRTVASAIYNMMVQVSNIIGNNIYRENDKPHYRVGNRVLIALAAWSLVLFVGARYYYEWRNKKRAEIWDRMSSTEREQYLAANGDKGNKRRYWMSDHLVPARKAKCF; encoded by the exons ATGGCTATAGATGATGCCACCGTCAGCAATCAGATTACGGGGCCTGTCGATGacgagacgaagaagggTCCAGATGCTGTCGTTAAGTCGGAGGCTTCTTCGGATTCTGGAAATAATAATCGCAGGCGATTCAGAGAATACAATGAGGCTGCCTTTGATCAATCCGAAGACCCCAGGTTCTATAAGCCAATTCCCGAGTATGAAGGTATACATCGTTGGGATCCCGACTTTGACTGgtctgaagaagaggagaaaaggcTTGTCAGAAAG GTTGATTGGAGGATATGCACTTTTGCCTGTATCACGTTCTTCGCGCTCCAACTGGATCGTGGCAATGTAGTCCAAGCCACGTCTGATACAATGCTTGCGGATCTCGGAATGAACACCAATGATTACAATACTGGCCAGACAATTTTCTATTGCGCCTTCCTTTTTGCGGAGCTACCGTCACAGCTGATCTCCAAGAAGTTGGGTCCGGACCGATGGATTCCCATACAAATGTTCTCTTGGAGTTTGATAGCTGCTTGCCAGGCTTTCCTAACGAACCGGGGTGGATATTACGCTTGCCGAGCGCTATTAGGGTTGTTCGAGGGTGGTTT CATTCCTGACAcaatcctcttcctttcgttTTGGTACAAGTCTAGAGAGTTGCCAATCCGCTTGAGCTTTTTCTGGGTCTCCTACCAAGGGACCGCTATTATTGGTGCCTTCCTAGCATTCGGGTTCCTTCACatcagaagagaagatggtaCCGGAGGTTGGAGGTATCTCTTTGCTTACGAAGGTCTTATCACCGGTGTCATAGCCATCATTGCCGCCTTCTGGATGCCTCCATCGCCAACGCAGACAAAAGGTATCCTACGTGGGAAGGACGGATGGTTCAGTGAACGTGAAGAAAAGATCCTGGTCAACCGAATCATTCGAGATGATCCTAGCAAGGGGACAATGCACAACCGCCAAGCAGTCACACCGAAGATGCTATGGAAAGCTCTTTGGGACTATGATATGTGGCCTATATACCTGCTAGGACTAACCTGGATGATTCCAAACACTCCGGCGACAAGTTATATCTCCATCCAGCTGAAGTCACTGGGCTACAACACGTTCCAAACCAATTTGATGACTATACCGGCTTATGCTCTCTTTATTGTCAACCTTCTTTTCTGGACATGGGTTTCGGAACGCTTTGACGTACGATTTCTCTTGGGAATTGTGAGTGAAGTCTGGTGCTTAGTGCCGCTTATTGCACTTGCCGTCCTCCCAGACAATACCAGTCCATGGGCGTTGTGGATTCTCAACGTGATCTTGATTGGTGCCCCTTATGTACATGCCATAATCGTGGCCATGACTTCCAGAAACGCTGGGTCGGTATCAACCAGAACAGTCGCCAGCGCCATCTATAACATGATGGTGCAGGTTTCTAATATCATCGGCAACAAC ATATACCGGGAGAATGATAAACCGCATTATCGTGTCGGAAATCGTGTTCTCATAGCCCTGGCGGCTTGGAGCTTGGTTCTATTTGTTGGTGCAAGATACTATTATGAGTGGCGCAATAA GAAGAGGGCAGAAATCTGGGACAGAATGTCGAGTACCGAGCGTGAACAATACTTGGCAGCCAATGGTGATAAGGGAAACAAGCG ACGATACTGGATGTCGGACCATCTTGTTCCAGCGCGGAAAGCCAAATGCTTCTAG
- a CDS encoding uncharacterized protein (transcript_id=CADANIAT00010124) — protein MVETYNIGSRSECERLVKSWGFKHVFTWADGSNAYYPPHTHGGLTTHLIRRGTMTIAYPDDNAKSTSRDIKETFGVGARVDVPAGKRHEVWIGDEGCEYVIGE, from the exons ATGGTAGAAACATACAACATTGGGTCTCGCAGCGAATGCGAACGTCTCGTGAAGAGCTGGGGCTTCAAACATGTTTTTACCTGGGCTGATGGGAG CAACGCATACTACCCGCCTCATACACATGGGGGCCTCACAACGCACCTTATCCGCCGGGGGACAATGACAATAGCTTATCCCGACGATAATGCCAAATCGACCAGTAGGGATATCAAGGAGACGTTCGGGGTTGGGGCAAGGGTGGATGTGCCCGCTGGCAAGCGCCATGAGGTTTGGATCGGAGATGAAGGTTGTGAATATGTAATTGGGGAATAG
- a CDS encoding uncharacterized protein (transcript_id=CADANIAT00010125), with protein sequence MSRTIRCLVSGAQSVKVLEKRLGSFQENIVTYAVLPAERQTETCSESEPLPGRMKAHCPRRGATPHRSNTARFEAQVAASLTLYE encoded by the exons ATGTCCCGTACCATCAGATGCCTGGTGTCCGGTGCCCAAAGTGTCAAGGTGCTGGAAAAGAGACTTGGGTCATTCCAGGAAAATATTGTCACGTATGCGGTACTGCCTGCTGAAAGGCAAACCGAG ACTTGTTCAGAATCAGAGCCCCTACCTGGAAGGATGAAGGCCCATTGTCCTCGACGGGGAGCAACACCTCATCGCTCCAACACAGCCCGCTTCGAGGCACAGGTTGCAGCGTCCCTCACTCTCTATGAGTAG